A genome region from Arachidicoccus soli includes the following:
- a CDS encoding glycoside hydrolase family 97 protein, whose amino-acid sequence MILRKLIQHISLTALFVMLVALSDAQTQTYTISSPDKNIKVTCLPAIAIYNISYKGQLILQDSKLGVIRTDGDFSKDLKVIKVSNPSLVKEKYTMRNAKKENISYTATRRVIETANQSGKKMNIIFQVSNDGVSFQYVFPEKSTEIKHITSEATSFHFYPSTKAWLQPKTEAQSGFGHSNPSYEAHYMMDIPVGTASPGPNGWVYPALFKYNNVWILITEAALGRTYCGTALQQYSNDGEYKINFPEAPEKIGDGALDPASTLPWHTPWRIIVLGNLKTMMESTLGTDLALPAKKMDTSFIKPGKASWSWIMKKDDSTVFNVQKEYIDFAANMHWQYCLIDADWDQKIGYDSIRILADYAQQKGVGLLLWYNSAGDWNTVKYTPRNKLLTHQSRIKEFALLHSMGIKGIKVDFFGGDGQSMIDYYQDILEDAATYQLLVNFHGATLPRGWQRTYPNLMTTEAVYGYEMITFSQKDADLAPAHMIMCSMVRNVFDPMDFTPMNLYEVPHIHRVTTAAFELATSVVFLSGIQHYAESPQGMVHVPEYVKDFLRKLPNHWEDVKFIDGYPGKLEIVARKSGNTWYVAGLNGEDIPKQLQLDLSFLKNKKGALIMSGKDKNINPSFIQKNIVIPENGKLNIRLKGNDGFVIEFK is encoded by the coding sequence ATGATCCTTAGAAAATTGATACAACACATTTCTCTGACTGCCTTGTTTGTAATGCTAGTGGCTCTTTCTGATGCACAGACGCAAACATATACAATCAGTAGTCCGGATAAAAATATTAAAGTGACATGTCTGCCCGCAATAGCCATCTATAATATTTCCTATAAAGGTCAGTTAATCCTTCAGGATTCAAAGTTGGGTGTTATAAGAACTGACGGCGACTTCTCGAAAGATTTAAAAGTGATTAAAGTTTCTAACCCCTCTTTGGTAAAGGAAAAGTATACCATGCGCAATGCGAAAAAGGAGAATATTTCATATACTGCCACAAGAAGAGTCATTGAAACAGCAAATCAATCGGGCAAAAAAATGAATATAATCTTCCAGGTCTCCAATGATGGTGTATCCTTTCAATATGTGTTTCCGGAAAAGTCTACGGAGATAAAACATATTACAAGTGAGGCAACCAGTTTCCATTTTTATCCTTCTACAAAAGCCTGGCTACAGCCAAAAACAGAAGCACAGTCTGGTTTTGGACATTCCAATCCTTCTTATGAAGCGCATTATATGATGGATATTCCAGTCGGCACGGCTTCTCCCGGTCCTAATGGTTGGGTATATCCTGCTTTGTTTAAATACAATAATGTTTGGATATTGATTACAGAAGCTGCATTAGGAAGAACTTATTGCGGCACTGCTCTTCAACAATATTCTAATGATGGGGAATATAAAATTAATTTTCCCGAAGCACCTGAGAAAATTGGCGATGGTGCTTTAGATCCGGCGTCCACTTTACCCTGGCATACACCTTGGCGGATCATTGTTTTGGGAAATCTTAAAACAATGATGGAATCTACCTTGGGAACAGATCTTGCCCTCCCAGCCAAGAAAATGGATACATCTTTTATTAAGCCCGGTAAAGCTTCTTGGAGTTGGATCATGAAAAAAGATGACTCCACTGTTTTCAATGTGCAAAAGGAATACATTGATTTTGCCGCAAATATGCATTGGCAATATTGTCTGATAGATGCGGACTGGGATCAAAAAATTGGTTATGACTCTATCAGAATCTTAGCAGATTATGCGCAACAAAAAGGCGTAGGACTATTACTCTGGTACAACTCTGCAGGTGATTGGAACACCGTGAAATATACACCCCGGAATAAACTGCTCACCCACCAAAGCCGTATAAAAGAATTTGCCCTCTTACATTCGATGGGGATTAAAGGTATTAAAGTGGATTTTTTTGGAGGTGATGGGCAGTCAATGATAGATTATTATCAGGATATTTTAGAAGATGCAGCCACTTATCAATTATTGGTAAATTTCCATGGGGCAACACTTCCCAGAGGTTGGCAAAGGACATATCCTAATTTAATGACGACAGAGGCGGTATATGGTTATGAGATGATAACTTTTAGCCAGAAAGATGCAGACCTTGCACCAGCTCATATGATCATGTGTTCCATGGTCAGGAATGTATTTGATCCCATGGATTTTACACCCATGAACCTATATGAAGTTCCCCATATTCATCGCGTAACGACGGCTGCCTTTGAACTGGCAACTTCTGTAGTTTTTCTTTCGGGGATTCAGCATTATGCAGAAAGCCCGCAAGGAATGGTCCATGTACCGGAATATGTAAAAGACTTTCTTAGAAAGCTGCCCAATCATTGGGAGGATGTAAAATTTATTGATGGCTATCCCGGAAAACTAGAAATTGTTGCAAGGAAGTCAGGTAATACATGGTATGTGGCAGGTCTAAACGGTGAAGACATACCAAAGCAGCTGCAACTTGATTTATCGTTTTTAAAAAATAAAAAAGGGGCATTAATTATGTCCGGAAAAGATAAAAATATTAACCCTTCTTTTATTCAGAAAAATATAGTTATTCCAGAAAATGGCAAGTTAAATATTAGGCTAAAGGGTAATGATGGATTTGTTATAGAATTTAAATAA
- a CDS encoding glycoside hydrolase family 43 protein, whose product MQHKIFLKRLAEFVMVYLLLSSYHLSAQNLHSDNGNGTYTNPVIPADFPDPDVIRVGDTYYMVNTTMFIFPGVTVLKSHDLVNWQYCSNAVPRFDFGKSYNLDGGNRYGHGQWATSLKYHNGKFYLLFITLNEGGFMCTASKAEGPWKITHLPKGFYDPGLFFDTDGKIYVAQGYGKISITEVDAHLAPIGPDSLVYTGDIRGGLEGTHVYKINGYYYLYSTYGGRDGIQVALRSKNIYGPYEQKVVIRDTTKGINFGIHQGALIETQKGEWWTMLFVDSGPFGRFPSLQPVTWKDGWPMVGLNGHGVITYKKPNVGKTYPITSLPTSDEFNENYLGMQWGWNHNPDADAWSLTQRPGYLRLHTVKVVADLTWARNTLTQRPFAHYDQNIPTIATTKIDVSKMKDGDVAGLAVFQQPYAYIAVKQMGKQKYMEMVNNGETVDSVKINHSIVYLRTIASNKTNIASFAYSSDNKKFTPLGNALHMQFSLKIFTGNKFCLFNYPTKSLGGYVDIDWFSVK is encoded by the coding sequence ATGCAACATAAGATTTTTTTAAAGAGGTTGGCAGAATTTGTTATGGTATATCTTTTACTATCTTCTTATCATTTATCAGCACAAAATTTACACAGTGATAATGGCAATGGTACCTACACTAATCCTGTTATTCCCGCCGACTTTCCAGATCCTGATGTGATAAGAGTAGGTGATACTTATTACATGGTCAATACGACGATGTTTATTTTTCCAGGTGTAACTGTTTTAAAGTCACATGATTTGGTGAATTGGCAATATTGCAGCAATGCAGTGCCAAGATTCGATTTTGGTAAATCTTACAACCTGGATGGGGGCAATCGATATGGACATGGTCAATGGGCCACCAGCCTCAAATATCACAATGGTAAATTTTATTTGCTCTTTATTACATTGAATGAAGGAGGGTTTATGTGTACTGCTTCAAAGGCCGAGGGGCCTTGGAAAATTACCCATTTGCCAAAAGGATTCTATGACCCCGGACTATTCTTTGATACGGACGGGAAAATATATGTTGCACAGGGATATGGTAAAATCTCTATTACAGAAGTGGATGCTCATCTCGCACCTATCGGTCCCGATTCATTGGTTTATACAGGAGATATTCGTGGAGGTTTAGAAGGCACACACGTTTATAAAATTAACGGGTATTATTATTTATACAGTACTTATGGTGGACGAGATGGCATACAAGTGGCTTTAAGATCTAAAAATATTTATGGCCCTTACGAACAAAAAGTGGTAATAAGGGATACTACAAAAGGTATCAATTTTGGCATTCATCAGGGGGCATTAATAGAGACACAAAAAGGGGAGTGGTGGACAATGCTGTTTGTGGATAGTGGCCCATTCGGTCGTTTTCCTTCTTTGCAGCCTGTCACCTGGAAGGACGGATGGCCCATGGTAGGCCTAAACGGGCATGGTGTAATTACTTATAAAAAGCCAAATGTCGGGAAGACATATCCTATCACCTCTTTGCCTACTTCTGATGAATTTAATGAAAATTATTTAGGGATGCAATGGGGGTGGAATCATAACCCCGATGCTGACGCATGGTCTCTTACACAAAGACCGGGTTATCTAAGGCTGCATACTGTAAAGGTTGTTGCAGATCTGACCTGGGCACGCAACACACTTACACAAAGACCATTTGCACATTATGATCAAAATATTCCAACGATCGCCACAACCAAAATAGATGTTTCCAAAATGAAAGATGGTGATGTAGCGGGATTAGCAGTCTTCCAACAGCCTTATGCTTACATCGCAGTGAAGCAAATGGGAAAGCAAAAATATATGGAGATGGTGAACAATGGAGAGACGGTCGATTCTGTAAAAATTAATCATTCGATTGTCTATTTACGAACAATAGCTTCTAATAAAACGAACATAGCAAGTTTTGCATATAGTTCCGATAATAAAAAATTTACACCATTAGGAAATGCATTGCATATGCAGTTTAGTTTGAAAATATTTACCGGAAATAAGTTCTGTCTCTTTAATTATCCGACAAAATCACTGGGAGGATATGTAGACATAGATTGGTTTAGCGTGAAATAA
- a CDS encoding glycoside hydrolase family 31 protein has product MKSKILFLLIIFIHTVAFPQVYKSYHLSKSRLSIQLAEGVLNIIPLSDNVIRVQWKKDNNFEQHEFILINQVPVPEFKCAETSSKLILSTNKIRVRFDKKTGAVDYADNTGKVFLREIAGSRKLKPDSVLGEPCYVAEQSFDSPANEFLFGLGQFQDGQYNLRNIPRKLIQVNTQIAIPFLYSSRGYGILWHQYGLTMFNPTDNNIPLIKKETSGGEKDIEVTTTAGTQKVSQRQSLYTGKVFLDKDGFYSFMLDEGNMDNRQLLVIDGRPVIDQSSLWLPPAVGKIVKLKAGLHAVQVLCKASNAPKLSWKLTGKETTFRSPNAKSLDYVVFYGKDADEVISSYRNLSGHLPMLPLWAYGFWQCRERYTSSQQLVQTVKEFRKRQLPMDVIVQDWQYWGKYGWGVPKFDETNYPDPPKFIQQLHDLNAHFSVSVWENLTKKSAIAKPYLEKNLYLPNSPWIDIYNPETRKIHWHTLNANLFSKGVDSWWMDATEPENDALTGKQTYFGLGNFYRLTYPLFVSEAVYDGQRKTNPGKRVTILTRSAFAGQQRYGTINWSGDIAGTWDSYKRQIVAGLNYSLTGMPYWTTDIGGFFRPGIGQYTDKKYHDLLIRWFQWGTFNTIFRIHGYQTETEPRNYGDTVEADMRSMLNLRYRLLPYIYSEAWKVSSKGSTIMRPLVMDFKDDPDAIRQPYEYMFGQSFLVAPVIEPGVTARKVYLPKSTQWYDLWTGQQFNGGQTINAAAPQDKIPVFVRAGSILPMGPQVQYAEEKKWVNLEIRIYPGEDGRFLLYEDENDNYNYEKGVYSTIAFKWDDKKNTLIIGNRMGSFPGMLAERKFNIEIVDKPKESEGNSGKKRNKMITYAGKKITIRF; this is encoded by the coding sequence ATGAAATCAAAAATTCTTTTTTTACTTATCATATTTATCCATACAGTTGCATTCCCACAAGTTTACAAAAGTTACCACTTGTCGAAAAGCCGGCTTTCTATACAACTTGCTGAAGGTGTATTAAACATTATTCCACTCTCTGATAATGTAATAAGGGTGCAATGGAAAAAGGATAATAACTTTGAACAACATGAATTTATTCTCATTAACCAAGTTCCTGTTCCGGAATTCAAGTGCGCTGAAACCAGTTCGAAACTGATACTTAGCACGAATAAGATCAGGGTAAGGTTTGATAAAAAGACCGGAGCAGTGGACTATGCCGATAATACCGGAAAAGTTTTCCTAAGAGAAATTGCCGGGAGCCGGAAATTAAAACCTGATTCAGTTTTGGGGGAGCCTTGTTATGTTGCAGAGCAAAGCTTTGATTCACCTGCTAATGAATTTTTGTTTGGATTAGGACAATTTCAGGATGGGCAGTACAATTTGAGAAATATCCCGCGTAAATTGATACAGGTAAATACCCAAATTGCTATTCCCTTTCTATACTCCAGTAGAGGCTATGGTATTTTGTGGCATCAGTATGGATTGACAATGTTTAATCCCACCGATAATAATATACCCCTAATCAAAAAAGAGACTTCGGGTGGAGAGAAGGATATAGAAGTAACAACTACAGCCGGTACACAAAAAGTATCGCAAAGACAATCTTTATATACGGGCAAAGTGTTTCTTGATAAAGATGGATTCTATTCCTTCATGCTGGATGAAGGCAATATGGATAACCGACAACTACTTGTAATTGATGGCAGACCTGTTATAGACCAATCAAGCCTTTGGCTTCCGCCTGCAGTGGGAAAAATTGTAAAGCTTAAAGCAGGCCTGCACGCTGTTCAGGTACTCTGCAAAGCTTCCAATGCACCTAAACTATCTTGGAAGCTAACAGGTAAGGAAACGACATTTCGTTCGCCAAATGCAAAATCCCTTGACTATGTGGTGTTTTATGGAAAAGATGCAGATGAGGTCATCTCGAGCTACCGAAACCTTTCGGGTCATTTGCCTATGCTTCCTTTGTGGGCTTATGGTTTTTGGCAATGTCGCGAGCGTTATACTTCAAGCCAGCAGCTTGTTCAAACGGTTAAGGAATTTCGCAAAAGACAGCTTCCCATGGATGTGATTGTGCAAGATTGGCAATATTGGGGAAAATACGGATGGGGCGTTCCAAAATTTGATGAAACCAATTATCCGGATCCTCCAAAGTTTATTCAGCAATTACACGATTTAAACGCACATTTTTCTGTGTCTGTTTGGGAAAACCTTACTAAAAAATCTGCTATCGCCAAGCCTTATTTGGAGAAGAATCTATACTTGCCCAATAGCCCATGGATAGATATTTATAACCCTGAAACAAGGAAGATACACTGGCATACATTGAATGCAAACCTTTTTAGCAAAGGAGTAGATTCTTGGTGGATGGATGCCACAGAACCAGAAAATGATGCATTGACTGGTAAACAGACATATTTTGGACTTGGGAATTTTTATCGATTGACTTATCCGCTTTTTGTCAGCGAAGCGGTCTATGATGGGCAACGTAAAACAAATCCCGGGAAGCGTGTGACTATTCTCACCCGTTCAGCATTTGCGGGGCAGCAACGCTATGGAACCATTAATTGGTCAGGTGATATTGCTGGTACTTGGGATAGTTATAAAAGACAAATTGTCGCCGGGTTGAATTATTCATTAACAGGAATGCCTTATTGGACAACAGATATTGGAGGCTTTTTCCGCCCAGGCATTGGCCAATACACCGACAAAAAATACCATGATTTGCTTATCCGCTGGTTTCAGTGGGGTACATTCAATACTATTTTCCGAATTCATGGTTACCAGACAGAAACAGAGCCCCGGAATTATGGAGATACCGTTGAAGCTGATATGCGTAGCATGTTGAACCTGCGGTATCGCTTATTGCCTTACATTTATTCTGAAGCATGGAAAGTCTCCAGTAAGGGTTCAACCATCATGCGCCCCTTGGTCATGGACTTTAAAGATGACCCGGATGCAATAAGGCAGCCTTATGAATATATGTTTGGTCAATCTTTTTTGGTAGCGCCAGTTATTGAACCGGGAGTTACTGCAAGGAAGGTTTATTTACCCAAATCCACCCAATGGTATGACCTCTGGACTGGCCAACAATTCAATGGAGGGCAAACAATAAATGCGGCAGCGCCACAAGACAAAATCCCGGTTTTTGTAAGAGCAGGTTCCATACTTCCTATGGGTCCCCAGGTTCAATATGCAGAAGAAAAGAAATGGGTTAACCTTGAAATACGCATATATCCTGGCGAAGATGGACGGTTTCTGTTGTATGAAGACGAGAACGATAATTACAATTATGAAAAAGGAGTTTATTCGACTATTGCTTTTAAATGGGACGATAAAAAGAATACATTGATTATCGGCAATAGGATGGGTTCGTTTCCCGGAATGCTTGCGGAAAGGAAATTCAATATAGAGATTGTGGATAAGCCTAAAGAATCGGAGGGGAATTCAGGAAAAAAAAGGAATAAGATGATAACTTATGCAGGAAAGAAAATAACAATTAGGTTTTAA
- a CDS encoding family 43 glycosylhydrolase produces the protein MKKRRQFLIFIVLVLFFAGNLSAQNPIIRDQFSADPTARVFGNRIYLYPSHDIIAKPGHGRVGWFCMEDYHVFSSANLTDWHDNGIVLSQYNVPWVDSTSYSMWAPDCIFRNGKYYFYFPAQLKPSLGKGFGIGVAVADKPNGPFVPQAKPITGVHGIDPNVFIDKDGQAYLYFAQGNIYVAKLKSNMLELASEPKIVQGLPDKGLKEGPFLFERKGTYYLTYPHVADKTEQLEYAISNNPMGPFKVIGLLMDASKDCWTNHQSIIKYNGQWYLFYHHNDYSPHFDKARSVRADSLFFNNDGTIRKVIPTFRGVGITKASGKIQIDRYSAISNEGASIAFLDNADTFKGWELTLNTSHAWVQYNSVDFGNKRLKTIQARVRSITGGEIEIHLNSVNGPVIGRAEIPQTDSWQVVEGNIYKFESGIHNIVITPKGNTKVDVDWISLNKIL, from the coding sequence GTGAAAAAGAGAAGACAATTTTTAATATTTATCGTATTAGTATTATTTTTTGCAGGTAATTTATCTGCTCAAAACCCTATCATCAGAGATCAGTTTTCTGCCGACCCTACAGCAAGAGTTTTTGGTAATCGTATCTATTTATACCCTTCACACGATATTATTGCGAAGCCCGGTCACGGACGTGTAGGTTGGTTTTGCATGGAAGACTATCATGTTTTCTCTTCAGCTAACCTTACAGACTGGCATGACAATGGAATTGTCTTGAGCCAGTATAACGTACCTTGGGTAGATTCTACGTCTTACAGTATGTGGGCACCTGATTGCATTTTCAGAAACGGTAAATATTATTTCTACTTTCCAGCACAGTTAAAACCTTCCCTTGGTAAGGGTTTCGGAATTGGTGTTGCCGTTGCTGATAAACCCAATGGTCCATTTGTTCCACAAGCGAAACCGATTACAGGTGTTCATGGAATTGATCCCAATGTGTTTATTGATAAAGACGGACAGGCTTATTTATATTTTGCCCAAGGAAATATTTACGTGGCAAAACTGAAAAGCAATATGCTGGAGTTGGCATCTGAACCAAAGATCGTGCAAGGCCTGCCGGATAAAGGTCTGAAAGAAGGTCCGTTTTTATTTGAAAGAAAAGGAACTTATTATCTTACTTATCCGCACGTTGCAGATAAAACTGAACAGTTGGAATATGCAATATCCAATAATCCTATGGGACCTTTTAAAGTGATAGGTCTCCTTATGGATGCCTCTAAAGATTGTTGGACAAATCATCAGTCGATAATCAAATATAATGGTCAATGGTACTTATTTTATCACCATAACGATTATTCGCCACATTTTGATAAAGCCCGCTCGGTAAGAGCAGATAGTTTGTTCTTTAATAATGATGGAACGATTCGAAAAGTGATTCCCACATTTCGTGGAGTTGGCATAACTAAAGCCTCTGGGAAAATACAGATTGATCGTTACAGTGCTATAAGTAACGAAGGTGCATCCATTGCTTTTCTTGATAACGCAGATACTTTTAAAGGCTGGGAACTTACTTTGAACACATCTCATGCCTGGGTGCAATACAACAGCGTTGATTTTGGAAATAAAAGATTAAAAACGATTCAAGCAAGAGTAAGGTCAATTACTGGCGGAGAAATTGAAATTCATTTAAATTCCGTAAACGGGCCTGTAATTGGTCGGGCAGAGATCCCGCAAACAGATAGCTGGCAAGTCGTTGAAGGCAATATTTATAAATTTGAGTCCGGTATACATAACATTGTAATTACACCAAAGGGTAATACAAAAGTGGATGTAGATTGGATCTCTTTAAATAAAATCTTATGA
- a CDS encoding alpha-glucuronidase has translation MKKIIILALAFITALQLKAQEGHQLWLRSKESLPVTVICTMHSPTLTIAEQELRNGWQGESGATVKLTIKKNKALKSDGFRLDKNMIEATTDLGILYGVYSLLRRQQTGEKMIGTISNPSYQIRILNHWDNLDGTIERGYAGHSIFWRKTNPFVVTLKDKALWKAYARANASIGINGAVLDNVNASPKILSENYLNRVKSIADVLRPYGVRVYLSVNFASPISLGGLKTADPLDSSVIMWWKNKVKEIYSLIPDFGGLLVKASSEGQPGPQQYGRTHADGANMLADALKPYKGVVMWRAFVYTANDDDRAKQAYNEFMPLDGKFRDNVIIQVKNGPIDFQPREPFSPLFGAMKKTSIMPELQITQEYLGHAVYLVFLSTMWEECLKSDTYQQGEGSTVARCTDGSIYPQKYTAIAGVSNIGLDSNWCGHPFAQANWYAFGRLAWNDTLSSSQIADEWLKMTFYKDASKKLRERNYKIDWTKNFLKPVKQIMLESRETAVNFMMPLGLHHIMSANGHYGPGPWWAPKGVRPDWTPPYYHQASSNGIGFDRTAKGSDAVSQYHQPLATEFNNLATCPEIFLLWFHHLPWNYKMKNGRTLWNALCYHYDKGVKQVHRFQQEWDNLKPFVDSAQFKLVQLKLSQQYDNAVLWKDACLLYFQQFSKMPIPKDITPPVHKLKDIIANEFKHRND, from the coding sequence ATGAAAAAAATAATCATTCTGGCTTTAGCTTTTATTACAGCTTTGCAACTCAAAGCGCAAGAAGGTCATCAGCTTTGGTTGCGGAGCAAAGAATCATTACCGGTAACGGTAATTTGTACAATGCATTCTCCTACACTTACAATCGCAGAACAAGAGTTAAGGAATGGTTGGCAAGGTGAATCAGGTGCTACTGTTAAATTGACTATTAAAAAAAATAAAGCTTTAAAAAGTGATGGTTTCCGGTTAGATAAAAATATGATTGAAGCCACCACAGATTTGGGGATTTTGTACGGAGTCTATAGCCTCCTGCGTCGTCAGCAAACTGGCGAAAAGATGATAGGAACTATTTCAAACCCTTCTTATCAAATTCGCATTTTAAATCATTGGGACAACCTCGATGGGACAATAGAACGCGGCTATGCAGGTCATTCTATCTTCTGGCGAAAGACTAATCCTTTTGTAGTAACTTTAAAAGATAAGGCCTTATGGAAAGCATATGCACGCGCCAATGCTTCCATTGGTATTAATGGTGCTGTCTTGGATAATGTAAATGCATCTCCCAAGATACTTTCAGAAAATTATTTAAATAGAGTAAAATCCATTGCTGATGTATTACGCCCTTATGGGGTAAGAGTCTACCTTTCTGTAAACTTCGCTTCACCAATATCTCTAGGAGGATTAAAAACTGCAGATCCTCTTGACTCATCTGTAATTATGTGGTGGAAGAATAAAGTAAAAGAGATTTATAGTTTGATACCCGATTTTGGCGGCTTACTTGTGAAAGCCAGCAGCGAGGGGCAGCCGGGGCCACAGCAATATGGACGCACACATGCGGATGGTGCAAATATGTTAGCCGATGCACTAAAACCTTATAAGGGTGTGGTAATGTGGCGCGCTTTTGTTTATACGGCAAATGATGATGACAGAGCTAAACAAGCCTATAATGAATTTATGCCACTAGACGGAAAGTTTAGAGATAATGTGATTATACAGGTAAAGAATGGTCCCATAGATTTTCAGCCAAGAGAACCATTTAGCCCCTTGTTTGGCGCGATGAAAAAAACATCTATAATGCCTGAACTACAAATCACACAAGAATATCTGGGCCATGCGGTGTATTTAGTATTTCTATCAACGATGTGGGAGGAGTGTTTGAAGAGTGATACTTATCAGCAAGGAGAAGGAAGTACCGTTGCCCGTTGCACAGATGGCAGTATTTATCCGCAGAAATATACGGCAATTGCAGGTGTTTCAAACATTGGGTTAGATTCCAATTGGTGCGGTCATCCATTTGCGCAAGCGAACTGGTATGCATTTGGAAGACTAGCATGGAATGATACACTTAGTAGTAGCCAAATTGCCGATGAATGGTTGAAGATGACCTTCTATAAAGATGCCTCTAAGAAATTAAGAGAGAGAAATTATAAAATTGACTGGACAAAAAACTTTCTAAAACCTGTTAAGCAAATAATGCTGGAAAGCCGCGAAACGGCGGTTAATTTTATGATGCCACTCGGCTTGCATCATATTATGTCTGCCAACGGGCATTATGGCCCCGGTCCCTGGTGGGCACCTAAAGGAGTAAGGCCTGATTGGACACCGCCTTATTATCATCAGGCAAGTTCAAATGGTATTGGCTTTGACCGCACGGCCAAAGGAAGCGATGCTGTGAGTCAGTATCATCAACCATTGGCTACAGAATTTAATAACCTGGCTACTTGCCCCGAAATATTTTTGCTTTGGTTTCATCATTTACCTTGGAATTATAAAATGAAAAATGGACGTACGTTATGGAATGCACTTTGTTACCATTATGATAAGGGAGTTAAACAAGTGCATAGATTTCAGCAGGAATGGGATAATTTAAAACCTTTTGTAGACAGCGCTCAATTTAAATTGGTGCAACTCAAACTAAGTCAACAATACGACAATGCTGTATTGTGGAAAGACGCTTGTTTGTTGTATTTTCAACAATTTAGCAAAATGCCTATTCCAAAAGATATTACGCCGCCGGTTCACAAACTAAAAGATATTATCGCCAACGAATTTAAACACCGCAATGACTAA